One window from the genome of Lysobacter helvus encodes:
- a CDS encoding AbrB/MazE/SpoVT family DNA-binding domain-containing protein gives MVSLKVTTIGSSAGVILTKEAQALLRVKKGDTLYLVETPTGAHISAYNPDFVRQMSLAEEIMHEDKEILRALAK, from the coding sequence ATGGTTTCGCTCAAGGTCACCACGATCGGCTCGTCCGCCGGCGTCATCCTCACGAAGGAGGCGCAGGCGCTCCTGCGCGTGAAAAAAGGCGACACGCTCTACCTGGTCGAAACGCCGACGGGTGCGCACATCAGCGCATACAACCCCGATTTCGTTCGCCAGATGTCGCTCGCCGAAGAGATCATGCACGAGGACAAGGAGATCCTCCGGGCGCTCGCGAAATGA
- a CDS encoding efflux RND transporter periplasmic adaptor subunit yields MAQTRSAPARSSRPRVVAIGVAVVALAGLAWWWTHHEAKAADSGFRTAAVESGDIRVSISATGTLSAISTVDVGSQISGQVTDVLVDFNDRVRKDQVIARIDPSTYQAQIAQGAAQIASARASLATAQATLRNAEIDYDRKASLSGQQLIAKSDVDLARAARDQARAQVNAAQAQITQQQASTQTTRLNLDRTVIRSPVDGVVLTRTIEPGQTVAASLQAPVLFQIAEDLSQMKIVLAIDEADIGQVKAGQSVNFTVDAFPERSFRGKVQQVRLSATNTNNVITYPVVVTVDNRDQVLLPGMTVNAEIEVSRRDNVLKVPNAALRFKPADDATGGTANAQPQQRGGGMASELPKLAQSLHLNASQQDAFDTALAQMKERMAARAAPAAAQQGQGGSALFGRGPGGGPSSGGNANTGAASGAMRQRLMERFNQQFAAFRASLDDTQRTQWDAGVTALVSARRAPIYKLVDGQPQPAVVRIGVSDGTSTEVSGDVHAGDLVITGAERAATAKATQ; encoded by the coding sequence ATGGCCCAGACCCGATCCGCCCCCGCTCGTTCGTCCCGTCCGCGTGTTGTCGCCATCGGCGTTGCCGTCGTCGCCCTGGCGGGGCTGGCGTGGTGGTGGACGCACCATGAAGCGAAAGCGGCCGACAGCGGGTTCCGCACGGCCGCCGTCGAAAGCGGCGACATCCGCGTGTCGATCTCCGCCACGGGCACGCTCAGCGCGATCTCGACGGTGGACGTGGGCAGCCAGATTTCCGGCCAGGTCACCGACGTGCTGGTGGACTTCAACGATCGCGTCAGGAAGGACCAGGTGATCGCGCGCATCGATCCGAGCACGTACCAGGCGCAGATCGCGCAGGGCGCGGCGCAGATCGCCAGCGCGCGCGCGTCGCTCGCCACCGCGCAGGCCACGCTGCGCAACGCGGAGATCGATTACGACCGCAAGGCCTCGCTCTCCGGCCAGCAGCTGATCGCGAAGAGCGACGTGGACCTGGCCCGCGCCGCGCGCGACCAGGCGCGCGCGCAGGTCAACGCCGCGCAGGCGCAGATCACGCAGCAGCAGGCCTCCACGCAGACCACGCGCCTCAACCTCGACCGCACGGTGATCCGCTCGCCCGTCGACGGCGTGGTGCTCACGCGCACGATCGAACCGGGCCAGACGGTGGCGGCCAGCCTGCAGGCGCCGGTGCTGTTCCAGATCGCAGAAGACCTGTCGCAGATGAAGATCGTGCTCGCCATCGACGAGGCCGACATCGGCCAGGTCAAGGCGGGGCAGTCGGTCAACTTCACAGTCGATGCGTTCCCCGAGCGCAGCTTCCGCGGCAAGGTGCAGCAGGTGCGCCTGTCGGCGACGAACACCAACAACGTGATCACGTATCCGGTGGTGGTCACCGTCGACAACCGCGACCAGGTGCTGCTGCCCGGCATGACCGTCAACGCGGAAATCGAAGTGAGCCGTCGCGACAACGTGTTGAAGGTGCCGAACGCGGCATTGCGCTTCAAGCCGGCCGACGATGCGACGGGCGGCACCGCCAATGCGCAGCCGCAGCAGCGTGGCGGCGGGATGGCGTCGGAGTTGCCGAAGCTGGCGCAGTCGCTGCACTTGAACGCGTCGCAGCAGGACGCCTTCGACACCGCGCTTGCGCAGATGAAGGAACGCATGGCCGCGCGCGCGGCGCCGGCGGCGGCGCAGCAGGGACAGGGCGGCAGCGCGCTGTTCGGGCGCGGGCCGGGGGGTGGTCCGTCGTCGGGCGGCAACGCGAATACCGGCGCCGCCAGCGGTGCGATGCGCCAGCGATTGATGGAACGTTTCAACCAGCAGTTCGCCGCGTTCCGCGCATCGCTCGACGACACGCAGCGCACGCAATGGGATGCGGGTGTCACCGCGCTCGTCAGTGCGCGTCGCGCGCCGATCTACAAGCTGGTCGACGGCCAGCCGCAGCCGGCGGTCGTGCGCATCGGCGTGTCGGACGGCACCAGCACCGAAGTGTCCGGCGACGTGCATGCGGGCGACCTCGTGATCACGGGCGCCGAACGCGCAGCGACGGCCAAGGCCACGCAATGA
- a CDS encoding response regulator transcription factor: protein MRSSEEPAGLVLIVEDNRNISEMVGEYLEGRGFEVDYASDGLDGYRLAAENSYDVIVLDLMLPRLDGLEVCKRLREEARKSTPVLMLTARDTLDEKLTGLGAGADDYLTKPFAIQELEARLRALIRRERRQVGAEVLKVADLVLDPASLRATRAGSELQLSPIGLKLLTILMRESPRVVSRQEIEREIWGNGLPDSDTLRSHLYNLRKTIDKPFEKPLLHTVQSAGYRIADIEQPPA, encoded by the coding sequence ATGCGTAGCAGTGAAGAACCCGCCGGCCTCGTCCTCATCGTGGAGGACAACCGCAACATCTCCGAAATGGTCGGCGAATACCTCGAAGGCCGGGGGTTCGAAGTCGACTACGCCTCCGATGGCCTGGACGGTTACCGCCTGGCCGCCGAGAACAGCTACGACGTGATCGTGCTCGACCTCATGCTCCCACGCCTGGATGGCCTGGAAGTGTGCAAGCGGCTGCGCGAGGAAGCGCGCAAGTCCACGCCGGTCCTGATGCTGACCGCGCGCGACACGCTGGACGAGAAGCTCACCGGCCTGGGCGCCGGCGCCGACGACTACCTCACCAAGCCGTTCGCGATCCAGGAACTGGAAGCGCGCCTGCGCGCCCTGATCCGCCGCGAGCGCCGCCAGGTGGGCGCCGAGGTGCTGAAGGTGGCCGACCTGGTGCTCGATCCCGCCTCGCTCCGCGCCACGCGCGCCGGCAGCGAACTGCAGCTCTCGCCGATCGGCCTGAAGCTGCTCACCATCCTGATGCGCGAATCGCCGCGCGTGGTGAGCCGCCAGGAAATCGAGCGCGAGATCTGGGGCAACGGCCTGCCGGACTCCGACACGCTGCGCAGCCACCTGTACAACCTGCGCAAGACCATCGACAAGCCGTTCGAAAAGCCCCTGCTGCACACCGTGCAGAGCGCGGGCTACAGGATCGCCGACATCGAACAGCCCCCGGCCTGA
- a CDS encoding DMT family protein, whose product MPMERLLPILLLLGSNIFMTFAWYGHLKYKSAPLALAIFASWGIALFEYTLMVPANRWGSAVYSAPQLKGLQEVITLVVFAGFSIWYLGQPLRWNHWAGFALIAVAAWLIFLEP is encoded by the coding sequence ATGCCCATGGAACGCCTGCTCCCCATCCTCCTGCTGCTGGGTTCGAACATCTTCATGACCTTCGCCTGGTACGGGCACCTGAAGTACAAATCCGCGCCGCTGGCGCTGGCGATCTTCGCCAGCTGGGGCATCGCCCTGTTCGAGTACACGCTGATGGTGCCGGCCAACCGCTGGGGCAGCGCGGTCTATTCCGCGCCGCAGCTCAAGGGCCTGCAGGAAGTGATCACGCTGGTGGTCTTCGCGGGCTTTTCGATCTGGTACCTGGGCCAGCCGCTGCGCTGGAACCACTGGGCCGGCTTCGCGCTGATCGCGGTGGCGGCGTGGCTGATTTTCCTGGAGCCGTGA
- a CDS encoding sensor histidine kinase: MPQGLPRKIRVAFLLQVVMVSLAVIAAGWLVSLVIQMGFVRKLSESEASNFFARRAVDSDYDVPHGRNFDGWFVPAGQAATGVPAYIATLSPGFHPMDERALQVRVEKRPSGTLYLAYDQDRIDRLMFAFAVLPIVMGLLAVLAVSALSYRVSKRLVTPVNWLARQVAGWDPRAPDIDALAPHRLPPDIGSGEARQLAQALHRLGERVEAFVTRERNFTRDASHELRTPLTVIRVAADLLETEHGLSSRGERSLRRIQSASRDMEAVIDAFLILAREGDIEPPREHFSVADIVDEEVDKVQPLLDGKPVHLHVVKHAEPELHAPSRVLAVMVGNLLSNACQYTDSGDIEVRIENDRVSVRDTGIGMSRETLQRAFDPFYRADQDAGGMGLGLSVVRRLGERFGWPVVLESVPGSGTLATIQFVR, from the coding sequence GTGCCACAGGGGTTGCCACGCAAGATCCGGGTCGCCTTCCTGCTCCAGGTGGTGATGGTCAGCCTCGCGGTGATTGCCGCGGGCTGGCTCGTCTCACTCGTGATCCAGATGGGATTCGTCCGCAAGCTTTCGGAATCGGAGGCTTCGAACTTCTTTGCCCGTCGCGCGGTGGATTCCGACTACGACGTGCCGCACGGACGCAACTTCGACGGCTGGTTCGTGCCGGCCGGGCAAGCCGCCACGGGCGTGCCGGCGTACATCGCCACGCTGTCGCCGGGCTTCCACCCGATGGACGAACGCGCGCTGCAGGTGCGCGTGGAGAAGCGGCCGTCGGGCACCTTGTACCTGGCCTACGACCAGGACCGCATCGACCGGCTGATGTTCGCCTTCGCGGTGCTGCCGATCGTGATGGGGTTGCTCGCGGTGCTGGCCGTGTCCGCGTTGAGTTACCGCGTGTCGAAGCGGCTGGTGACGCCGGTGAACTGGCTGGCGCGGCAGGTCGCAGGATGGGACCCGCGCGCGCCCGACATCGATGCATTGGCGCCGCATCGCTTGCCGCCGGACATCGGCAGCGGCGAAGCGCGACAACTGGCGCAGGCCTTGCATCGCCTCGGCGAACGCGTGGAAGCCTTCGTCACGCGCGAGCGCAACTTCACGCGCGACGCCAGCCATGAACTGCGCACGCCGCTCACCGTGATCCGCGTCGCCGCCGACCTGCTGGAAACCGAACACGGCCTCAGCAGCCGCGGCGAGCGTTCGTTGCGGCGCATCCAGAGCGCGAGCCGCGACATGGAAGCGGTGATCGATGCGTTCCTGATCCTCGCGCGCGAAGGCGACATCGAACCGCCGCGCGAACATTTCTCCGTCGCCGACATCGTGGACGAGGAAGTGGACAAGGTGCAGCCGCTGCTCGACGGCAAGCCCGTGCACCTGCACGTGGTGAAGCACGCCGAGCCGGAACTGCATGCGCCCTCGCGCGTGCTGGCGGTGATGGTGGGCAACCTGCTCAGCAACGCCTGCCAGTACACCGACAGCGGCGACATCGAAGTGCGCATCGAGAACGACCGCGTCAGCGTCCGCGACACCGGCATCGGCATGTCGCGCGAAACGCTGCAGCGCGCCTTCGATCCGTTCTACCGCGCCGACCAGGACGCCGGCGGCATGGGCCTGGGCCTGTCGGTCGTGCGCCGCCTCGGCGAACGCTTCGGCTGGCCGGTGGTCCTCGAAAGCGTGCCCGGCAGCGGCACGCTCGCCACGATCCAGTTCGTGCGCTGA
- a CDS encoding type II toxin-antitoxin system death-on-curing family toxin, whose protein sequence is MTEWKWISAELAHVVHERQLAEHGGPEGIRDLGVIESALARPEQLAHYGEPDVFDLAAAYCWGIARNHGYVDGNKRTGWLLARIFLADHGVRVRVDPISTVRAVEAVAAGTMTQDALAAWLRSCAVA, encoded by the coding sequence ATGACGGAATGGAAATGGATTTCGGCAGAGCTCGCGCATGTGGTGCACGAGCGCCAACTCGCGGAACACGGCGGTCCTGAAGGCATTCGTGATCTCGGTGTCATCGAATCCGCACTCGCGCGCCCCGAACAACTCGCGCACTACGGCGAGCCTGATGTGTTCGACCTGGCGGCCGCGTACTGCTGGGGCATCGCGCGAAACCATGGCTACGTCGATGGCAACAAGCGCACCGGATGGTTGCTTGCGCGCATCTTCCTCGCCGATCACGGCGTCCGCGTTCGTGTCGACCCCATCAGCACGGTACGCGCCGTCGAAGCCGTGGCGGCTGGAACGATGACGCAAGATGCGTTGGCAGCATGGCTACGCTCCTGCGCCGTCGCCTGA
- a CDS encoding TrmH family RNA methyltransferase, with translation MSDSPWKSKGPPKGPPSRGPQANGPRRPDGPKREHPSRAPSPRDIATAEHQHVREHRELELRLYGVNAVRAAFHRRPDALRKLYLVSERIPQLQPMLRWCVAHRVGYRVVEDEADLQRLASSTHHEGVVADFQRETPQTLTTWLQHVPQGPVCVLWLDGVGNPHNLGAVLRSAAHFGVAAILLPKHSTLSLSGAAARVAEGGAEAVPFIRLGREDNSLAQLRGAGFALAATVVRDGASVFDAQLPQRLVYVLGAEGEGMSQELAAACDLRVSIPGSGKVESLNVAAATAVLLAEWTRKAKAVA, from the coding sequence GTGAGCGATTCGCCGTGGAAGTCGAAAGGACCGCCGAAAGGCCCGCCCTCGCGCGGTCCGCAGGCGAATGGACCGCGCCGCCCCGACGGCCCGAAGCGCGAACATCCTTCGCGTGCGCCGTCGCCGCGCGACATCGCCACGGCCGAGCACCAGCACGTCCGCGAACATCGTGAGCTCGAGTTGCGCCTGTACGGCGTCAACGCCGTGCGCGCCGCGTTCCATCGCCGTCCCGATGCGCTGCGCAAGTTGTACCTGGTCTCCGAACGCATCCCGCAACTGCAACCGATGCTGCGCTGGTGCGTCGCGCATCGCGTCGGTTATCGCGTGGTCGAGGATGAGGCCGACCTGCAGCGCCTCGCGTCGAGCACGCACCACGAAGGCGTGGTCGCCGATTTCCAGCGCGAAACGCCGCAGACGTTGACGACGTGGTTGCAGCACGTGCCGCAGGGTCCGGTGTGCGTGCTGTGGCTCGACGGCGTGGGCAATCCGCACAACCTCGGCGCCGTCCTGCGCTCGGCCGCGCATTTCGGCGTCGCGGCGATCCTGTTGCCGAAGCATTCGACGCTGAGCCTGTCCGGCGCCGCCGCGCGCGTGGCCGAAGGCGGCGCGGAAGCGGTGCCGTTCATCCGGCTGGGCCGCGAAGACAATTCGCTGGCCCAATTGCGCGGCGCGGGATTTGCGCTCGCGGCGACCGTCGTGCGCGACGGTGCAAGCGTGTTCGATGCGCAACTGCCGCAGCGGTTGGTTTACGTGCTCGGCGCGGAAGGCGAAGGCATGTCGCAGGAACTCGCCGCCGCGTGCGACCTGCGCGTCTCGATCCCCGGCAGCGGGAAAGTCGAAAGCCTCAACGTCGCGGCCGCCACGGCGGTGTTGCTCGCCGAGTGGACGCGCAAGGCCAAGGCGGTTGCGTAG
- a CDS encoding ABC transporter ATP-binding protein: MSAVAQAQVAAREAVIETQALDKVYAQGTEAEVVALRGVNLRILQGEFVAIMGPSGSGKSTLMNLLGCLDTPSAGVYRCDGVDVATLDAEERARLRLDKIGFVFQGFNLLPRMSALENVSMPMGYANVHRGERLKRAHEALASVGLGNREGHKPSEMSGGQQQRVAIARALINRPPILLADEPTGALDSRTGEEILALFKQLQRDGHTVVLITHDPDVAHHCDRIFVMRDGELTEEARA, encoded by the coding sequence ATGAGCGCCGTCGCACAGGCCCAGGTCGCCGCCCGCGAGGCGGTGATCGAAACGCAGGCGCTCGACAAGGTCTACGCGCAGGGCACGGAAGCGGAGGTCGTCGCGTTGCGCGGCGTGAACCTGCGCATCCTGCAGGGCGAGTTCGTCGCGATCATGGGGCCGTCGGGCTCGGGCAAGTCGACGCTGATGAATTTGCTCGGATGCCTGGATACGCCCAGCGCCGGCGTGTACCGCTGCGACGGCGTCGATGTCGCCACGCTGGACGCGGAAGAACGCGCGCGCCTGCGCCTGGACAAGATCGGCTTCGTGTTCCAGGGGTTCAACCTGTTGCCGCGCATGTCGGCGCTCGAGAACGTCTCGATGCCGATGGGCTACGCCAACGTGCACCGCGGCGAGCGCCTCAAGCGTGCGCACGAGGCGCTCGCGTCCGTCGGCCTCGGCAATCGCGAAGGCCACAAGCCCAGCGAAATGTCCGGCGGCCAGCAGCAGCGCGTGGCAATCGCGCGCGCACTCATCAACCGCCCGCCGATCCTGCTCGCCGACGAACCCACGGGCGCGCTGGATTCCAGGACGGGCGAGGAAATCCTGGCGCTGTTCAAGCAGTTGCAACGCGACGGCCACACCGTCGTGCTGATCACGCACGATCCCGACGTCGCCCACCACTGCGACCGCATCTTCGTCATGCGCGACGGCGAACTCACCGAGGAGGCGCGCGCATGA
- a CDS encoding efflux RND transporter permease subunit yields the protein MRLSDLSIERPVFATVLSLLLIVLGVMAYSRLTLRELPAIDPPVVSVEVAYAGASASVVESRVTQVLEDALSGIEGVETIESSSVNGQSRITLEFSLSRDIEGAANDVRSAVSRVSNRLPDEADPPQVSKVESDSDPIIWLNMSSTKMSTLELSDYAERYIVDRLSSIDGVAQVRIGGQQRYAMRVWLDRDALAARGLTAIDVENALRAENVELPAGRIESESRDFTLRVARGYEKPEDFAQIPLGKGPDGYVVRLGDVAKVELASAERRSYYRSNGEPNIGLGVARTSTANALDVANAVRAEADRIRPTLPAGTKIFVAFDTTTFIDASVERVYHTLIEAIVLVLIVIWLFLGSLRAALIPAVTVPVCLIAAFVPLYVFGYSINLLTLLALVLCIGLVVDDAIVVLENIQRRADLGEPKLVAAARGTRQVAFAVIATTAVLVAVFLPIGFMEGNTGRLFRELSVALAGAVALSAFVALTLTPMLSSKLVRPHREEKSNPVNRWVNARLDGVTARYRRFLQGNVGRPLWFGALMLVALGASAVLFKLVPSELAPPEDRGSFQVSLTGPEGAGYDYTVQQVQQAEKMIAPQIQGKGPIERANARVPGGFGASEEMHTARFSVFLKDWDKRSENTLDVAKQLKSELDALPGMRVSTQVGGGLVRTRGQPVQIVIEGPDYTELAAWRDRLLARIETNPGLTGADSDYKETRPQMRVQIDRKRASDLGVSVEDIGHALETMMGSRRVTTFVRGGEEYDVVVQSTKAGRATPADLEAIQVRARDGALIPLSNLVTLHDVAEAGSLNRFNRLRSITISAGLSPGYRMGDAITWLQDAVKAELPEHAQIDWKGESREYQRAGGAVLLTFALALLVVYLVLAAQFESFIHPFVIMLTVPLGVLGALLGLWVTGGTLNLFSQIGIVMLVGLAAKNGILIVEFANQLRDEGRSVREAIVESAGVRLRPILMTSIATMVGAVPLVLAGGPGSASRSTIGVVVIFGVGFSTLLSLFVVPAFYALLAPYTRSPEAVAHELKELEATVRPAGDRLGEHA from the coding sequence ATGCGCCTGTCCGACCTTTCGATCGAACGTCCGGTCTTCGCGACCGTCCTGAGCCTGCTGCTGATCGTACTGGGCGTGATGGCGTATTCGCGTCTCACGCTGCGCGAGCTGCCCGCGATCGATCCCCCAGTGGTGTCGGTCGAAGTCGCGTATGCCGGCGCATCGGCGTCGGTGGTCGAAAGCCGCGTGACGCAGGTGCTCGAAGACGCGTTGTCGGGCATCGAAGGCGTGGAGACGATCGAGTCGAGCAGCGTCAACGGCCAGTCGCGCATCACCCTGGAATTCAGTCTGTCGCGCGACATCGAAGGCGCCGCCAACGACGTGCGCAGCGCCGTGAGCCGCGTGTCGAACCGCCTGCCGGACGAAGCCGATCCGCCGCAGGTCAGCAAGGTCGAGAGCGATTCGGATCCGATCATCTGGCTCAACATGAGCTCGACGAAGATGTCGACGCTCGAGCTGAGCGACTACGCCGAGCGTTACATCGTCGATCGCCTGTCGAGCATCGACGGCGTTGCGCAGGTGCGCATCGGCGGCCAGCAGCGTTACGCGATGCGCGTCTGGCTGGATCGCGATGCGCTCGCCGCGCGCGGCCTCACCGCGATCGATGTCGAGAACGCCCTGCGCGCCGAAAACGTCGAGCTCCCCGCTGGCCGCATCGAATCCGAATCGCGCGACTTCACCTTGCGCGTCGCGCGCGGTTACGAAAAGCCCGAGGATTTCGCGCAGATCCCGCTGGGCAAGGGCCCGGACGGGTATGTCGTGCGGCTGGGCGACGTCGCGAAGGTGGAGCTGGCCTCCGCCGAGCGTCGTTCGTACTACCGCAGCAACGGCGAACCGAACATCGGCCTGGGCGTCGCGCGCACCTCGACGGCGAACGCGCTGGACGTGGCCAACGCCGTGCGCGCCGAAGCCGACCGCATCCGCCCGACGCTGCCGGCCGGCACGAAGATCTTCGTCGCCTTCGACACCACCACCTTCATTGATGCCTCGGTCGAACGCGTGTACCACACGCTCATCGAGGCGATCGTGCTGGTGCTGATCGTGATCTGGCTGTTCCTGGGCAGCCTGCGCGCGGCGCTGATTCCCGCGGTGACGGTGCCCGTGTGCCTGATCGCGGCCTTCGTGCCGCTGTACGTGTTCGGCTATTCGATCAACCTGCTGACCTTGCTCGCGCTGGTGCTGTGCATCGGGCTGGTGGTGGACGATGCGATCGTCGTGCTGGAGAACATCCAGCGTCGCGCGGACCTCGGCGAACCCAAGCTCGTGGCGGCCGCGCGCGGCACGCGCCAGGTGGCGTTCGCGGTGATCGCGACCACCGCGGTGCTGGTCGCCGTGTTCCTGCCGATCGGCTTCATGGAGGGCAACACGGGGCGCTTGTTCCGCGAGTTGTCCGTCGCGTTGGCGGGCGCCGTGGCGTTGTCGGCGTTCGTCGCGCTGACGCTCACGCCGATGCTGTCGTCCAAGCTCGTGCGCCCGCATCGCGAAGAGAAATCCAATCCGGTCAACCGCTGGGTCAACGCGCGCCTGGATGGCGTGACCGCGCGCTATCGCCGCTTCCTGCAGGGCAACGTCGGGCGGCCGCTGTGGTTCGGTGCGCTCATGCTCGTCGCGCTCGGCGCGAGCGCCGTGCTGTTCAAGCTCGTGCCGTCGGAACTGGCGCCGCCGGAAGATCGCGGGTCGTTCCAGGTGAGCCTGACGGGCCCGGAAGGCGCCGGCTACGACTACACCGTGCAGCAGGTGCAGCAGGCCGAGAAGATGATCGCGCCGCAGATCCAGGGCAAGGGCCCGATCGAACGCGCCAACGCGCGCGTTCCGGGCGGCTTCGGCGCCAGCGAAGAAATGCACACCGCGCGCTTCAGCGTGTTCCTGAAGGATTGGGACAAGCGCTCCGAGAACACGCTGGACGTCGCCAAGCAGCTCAAGTCCGAACTGGATGCGTTGCCCGGCATGCGCGTCTCCACGCAGGTCGGCGGCGGCCTGGTGCGCACGCGCGGCCAGCCGGTGCAGATCGTCATCGAAGGCCCCGACTACACGGAACTTGCGGCCTGGCGCGATCGCCTGCTCGCGCGCATCGAGACCAACCCGGGCCTGACCGGCGCGGATTCGGACTACAAGGAAACGCGTCCGCAGATGCGCGTGCAGATCGACCGCAAGCGTGCGTCGGACCTGGGCGTGAGCGTGGAAGACATCGGCCATGCGCTCGAGACGATGATGGGTTCGCGCCGCGTGACCACGTTCGTGCGCGGCGGCGAGGAATACGATGTCGTCGTGCAATCCACGAAGGCCGGCCGCGCGACGCCCGCGGACCTGGAAGCCATCCAGGTGCGCGCACGCGATGGCGCGCTGATCCCGTTGTCCAACCTCGTCACGCTGCACGACGTGGCCGAGGCCGGCAGCCTCAACCGCTTCAACCGCCTGCGTTCGATCACCATCAGCGCGGGCCTCTCGCCGGGCTATCGCATGGGCGATGCGATCACGTGGCTGCAGGACGCGGTGAAGGCGGAATTGCCGGAACACGCGCAGATCGACTGGAAGGGCGAATCGCGCGAATACCAGCGCGCGGGCGGCGCGGTGCTGCTCACCTTCGCGCTCGCGTTGCTCGTCGTGTACCTCGTGCTCGCCGCGCAGTTCGAAAGCTTCATCCATCCCTTCGTGATCATGCTGACGGTGCCGCTGGGCGTGCTCGGTGCGCTGCTCGGCCTGTGGGTCACGGGCGGAACGCTGAACCTCTTCAGCCAGATCGGCATCGTCATGCTGGTGGGCCTGGCGGCGAAGAACGGCATCCTGATCGTCGAGTTCGCCAACCAGCTGCGCGACGAAGGGCGCAGCGTGCGCGAGGCGATCGTCGAATCGGCCGGCGTGCGCCTGCGCCCGATCCTGATGACCTCGATCGCCACGATGGTCGGCGCGGTGCCGCTGGTGCTCGCGGGCGGGCCGGGGTCGGCGAGTCGTTCGACGATCGGTGTGGTCGTGATCTTCGGTGTCGGTTTCTCGACGTTGCTGTCGTTGTTCGTCGTGCCTGCGTTCTATGCGTTGCTGGCGCCGTACACGCGTTCGCCCGAAGCGGTGGCGCATGAACTGAAGGAACTCGAAGCCACCGTGCGTCCGGCGGGCGACCGCCTGGGAGAACATGCGTGA
- a CDS encoding ABC transporter permease yields MNPMEVLRTAIYALRGNWMRSALTSLGVIIGIAAVIVMVSVGQGTQAEIDKLVSGLGSNRLDISPGSGRGFGGIRVGGANNFTLTEDDATAIRTELPDVQYVAGSLRGSSQFVYAENNWSSNWQGVQADWFDINGWTLASGAGFDARDYGGASKSVILGETVRRELFGDDDPLGQVVRIGRVPFTVVGTLKPKGQGGFGQDQDDIVVVPLETARRRLMGAMGLPPGAVMQIALGVANADDLDYVQGEVEALLRQRHKIQPGAEDDFNVRNIAEIISTRTATTNLMSKLLGAVATICLIIGGIGIMNIMLVSVTERIREIGLRMAVGAGPRDVRRQFLAEAMLISMIGGVIGIAIGIVGALLVGKFSELPVQVNANVVGLAAAFSIATGLFFGYYPARKASLLDPIEALRQQ; encoded by the coding sequence ATGAACCCGATGGAAGTCCTGCGCACGGCGATCTACGCATTGCGCGGCAACTGGATGCGCAGCGCGCTGACCTCGCTGGGCGTGATCATCGGCATCGCGGCGGTGATCGTGATGGTTTCGGTCGGGCAGGGCACGCAGGCGGAGATCGACAAGCTCGTCTCGGGCCTGGGCTCCAACCGCCTGGACATCAGCCCCGGTTCCGGCCGCGGTTTCGGCGGCATCCGCGTCGGCGGCGCGAACAACTTCACGCTGACCGAAGACGACGCCACGGCCATCCGCACCGAGTTGCCCGACGTGCAGTACGTCGCGGGCAGCCTGCGCGGCAGCAGCCAGTTCGTGTACGCGGAAAACAATTGGTCGAGCAACTGGCAGGGCGTGCAGGCCGACTGGTTCGACATCAACGGCTGGACGCTCGCCAGCGGCGCGGGATTCGACGCGCGCGATTACGGCGGTGCGTCGAAGTCCGTGATCCTCGGCGAAACGGTGCGGCGCGAATTGTTCGGCGACGACGATCCGCTCGGCCAGGTCGTGCGCATCGGGCGCGTGCCGTTCACGGTGGTGGGCACGTTGAAGCCGAAGGGCCAGGGCGGGTTCGGGCAGGACCAGGACGACATCGTGGTGGTGCCGCTGGAAACCGCGCGCCGCCGCCTGATGGGCGCGATGGGCCTGCCGCCGGGCGCGGTGATGCAGATCGCGTTGGGCGTGGCCAACGCCGACGACCTCGACTACGTGCAGGGCGAAGTGGAAGCGTTGCTGCGCCAGCGCCACAAGATCCAGCCCGGCGCGGAAGACGATTTCAACGTGCGCAACATCGCCGAGATCATCAGCACGCGCACGGCCACGACCAACCTGATGTCCAAGTTGCTCGGCGCGGTGGCGACGATCTGCCTGATCATCGGCGGCATCGGCATCATGAACATCATGCTGGTGTCGGTGACCGAGCGCATCCGCGAAATCGGCTTGCGCATGGCGGTGGGTGCGGGGCCGCGCGACGTGCGCCGTCAGTTCCTCGCCGAAGCGATGCTGATCTCGATGATCGGCGGCGTCATCGGGATCGCGATCGGGATCGTGGGCGCGTTGCTGGTCGGCAAGTTCAGCGAATTGCCGGTGCAGGTGAACGCCAACGTCGTCGGCCTGGCCGCGGCGTTCTCGATCGCCACGGGCCTGTTCTTCGGGTATTACCCGGCGCGCAAGGCGTCCTTGCTGGATCCGATCGAAGCGTTGCGCCAGCAATAG